The Cygnus olor isolate bCygOlo1 chromosome 18, bCygOlo1.pri.v2, whole genome shotgun sequence genome includes a window with the following:
- the PIK3R6 gene encoding phosphoinositide 3-kinase regulatory subunit 6: MESTEVESDILRRVRTLLRELDGHHPACQRDRGMLRWTLHKKIDQNPSNSSILVRILVKELERAERGDYRHYIIPLLHTLMYTLIKAPCTSDELCSRVYDFCKKLLTLPKPFCTIGLDYAVRLKMERTAPGMLYQRMVISEQSLKSDPYPYQEKIFIFADPELLSEAICNALVTDTQAARLSQSPRACMCYVIIHAMQAALGEGCDLSGLRMSLQDMSTSEIEHWFQQVVAAVECAGSEASVDRGQHVERLEKIYCALLGSLPPGDAPLGRLQGIPLPNPNISFHLWKEDDQLWKELVLFIRPLSQTCEPDRLSQDLDNFEIQDIISECESCEQTRFSVLSTDSGIERDLPPAAEEPFAPCSADTEQSRLQRKGGIKKKPSPLESMAFLQAGCNGPGAKPTAKAQKRTGVPAKPPAPLQRLHTARIVLLGDDRVLGRLAQAYHSLRKRETRRVFLTPRLNLQFYYIPVVTGQSSAPTAATHAAASPEELCEVAGYLGRADPWYESNINTLCHMIPKLATMPSSPGKHLVTDLFITDVIAYYVRMGAQPVCFQVYMVKVFFNDPALEPAEDVFLTELCAQMQDSISHRDLNLTKKKTTLEGPGIDLAVTYKKVVVSNRAKEVSASLRSTGLVMKAIPADEAEDLLCLNVNVTEIIKINNLSGRSFSAVANRLKTRDIKIRSTEQRPFTVCLDKDSRRTYRNVISVEVSPCLEPSYCLQKTRTMKSSVHEAEDVGLVKYMPKSLLLPINTFAGVIQ; this comes from the exons aTGGAAAGCACAG AGGTGGAGTCGGACATCCTGCGCCGTGTCCGCACGCTGCTGCGAGAGCTGGACGGCCACCATCCCGCCTGCCAGCGCGACCGAG gGATGCTGCGATGGACACTGCACAAAAAAATTGACCAGAATCCCAGTAACAGCTCCATCCTGGTCAGGATCTTGGTGAAAGAGCTGGAAAGG GCGGAGCGAGGCGACTACCGACATTATATCATCCCCCTGCTGCACACGCTGATGTACACCCTGATAAAG GCTCCCTGTACCTCCGACgagctctgcagcagagtgTATGACTTCTGCAAGAAGCTGCTCACCCTGCCCAAGCCTTTCTGCACCATTGGTTTGGACTACGCTGTCAGGCTGAAGATGGAAAGGACAGCACCGG GTATGCTCTACCAAAGAATGGTGATTTCCGAACAAAGTCTAAAAAGCGACCCGTACCCTTACCAGGAAAA GATTTTCATCTTTGCCGACCCGGAGCTGCTCTCCGAAGCCATCTGCAACGCGCTGGTCACCGACACGCAGGCAGCTCGGCTCTCCCAGAGCCCACGGGCGTGCATGTGCTACGTGATCATCCACGCCATGCAGGCAGCCCTGGGCGAGGGCTGCGACCTCAGCGGCTTGAGGATGAGCCTCCAG GACATGTCCACGAGTGAGATCGAGCACTGGTTCCAGCAAGTGGTGGCAGCTGTCGAGTGTGCGGGAAGTGAAGCGAGTGTGGACCGTGGACAGCACGtggagaggctggagaaaaTTTACTGCGCCCTCCTCGGCTCCTTGCCACCAG GTGATGCTcccctggggaggctgcagggcatCCCTCTGCCCAACCCCAACATCAGCTTCCACCTCTGGAAGGAAGACGACCAGCTCT GGAAGGAGCTGGTGCTGTTCATCCGCCCGCTGTCGCAGACCTGCGAGCCCGACCGCCTGAGCCAGGACCTGGACAACTTCGAGATCCAGGACATCATTTCGGAGTGCGAGTCCTGCGAGCAGACCCGCTTCTCCGTGCTCTCCACCGACAGCGGCATCGAGCGGGACCTGCCGCCGGCAGCCGAGGAGCCCTTCGCCCCTTGCAGCGCCGACACGGAGCAATCCCGGCTCCAGAGGAAGGGCGGCATTAAAAAGAAGCCATCCCCACTGGAGAGCATGGCGTTCCTGCAGGCCGGCTGCAACGGCCCCGGGGCGAAGCCCACGGCCAAGGCGCAGAAGAGGACGGGCGTCCCCGCcaagcccccggccccgctccagAGGCTGCACACTGCGCGCATCGTGCTGCTGGGGGACGACCGGGTCCTGGGGCGCCTGGCCCAAGCCTACCACTCCTTGAG GAAGCGAGAAACACGGCGTGTGTTCCTGACTCCGAGGCTGAACCTGCAGTTCTACTACATCCCGGTCGTGACGGGGCAGTCGAGCGCGCCGACAGCCGCG AcccatgctgctgccagccccgagGAGCTCTGCGAGGTGGCCGGGTACCTGGGCAGAGCCGACCCCTGGTACGAAAGCAACATCAACACGCTGTGCCACATGATCCCCAAGCTGGCCACCATG CCTTCCTCTCCAGGCAAACATCTTGTGACTGATCTCTTCATCACCGATGTGATCGCCTACTACGTCCGCATGGGTGCCCAGCCCGTCTGCTTCCAGGTCTACATGGTGAAG gTTTTCTTCAATGACCCAGCACTGGAGCCAGCTGAGGACGTCTTCCTCACTGAGCTGTGtgcccagatgcaggacagCATCTCCCACAGAG ACTTAAACCTGaccaagaagaaaacaaccctGGAGGGCCCTGGCATAGACCTTGCAGTAACGTACAAGAAG GTTGTCGTGAGCAACCGGGCAAAGGAGGTGTCGGCGTCCCTGCGCTCCACAGGCCTCGTGATGAAGGCCATCCCTGCTGATGAGGCCGAAG ATCTGTTGTGTCTGAATGTGAACGTCACTGAAATCATTAAGATCAACAACTTGTCGGGACGATCCTTCTCA GCTGTGGCAAACAGGTTGAAAACACGCGATATCAAAATcaggagcacagagcagaggcCCTTCACAGTGTGCCTGGACAAGGACAGCAGAAGAACCTACAGGAATGTGATCAG